The following proteins are co-located in the Microcystis wesenbergii NRERC-220 genome:
- a CDS encoding IS630 transposase-related protein: MAAPYSDDLRQKAVSAVERGEKKSHVCRTLNISRNTLDLWLKRKKQTGTVAAKTNYRRGPKPKIDDLEAFQKLAEQYGHLTQEKMAQKWANPVSRMRIGQALKRIGFTRKKKLMATEKEMKKPEKSFSKKSEVMPRKDLSILMKLE, translated from the coding sequence ATGGCAGCACCCTATAGTGATGATTTAAGACAGAAAGCAGTGAGTGCCGTAGAGCGAGGGGAGAAAAAAAGCCATGTCTGTCGCACCCTCAATATTAGTCGTAATACATTAGACCTATGGCTGAAACGGAAGAAACAAACTGGGACGGTGGCCGCTAAAACTAACTATCGTCGAGGGCCGAAGCCCAAAATTGACGATTTAGAAGCCTTTCAAAAGTTGGCCGAACAATATGGGCATTTGACCCAAGAAAAAATGGCGCAAAAATGGGCTAACCCAGTCAGTAGGATGAGAATTGGTCAAGCGCTCAAAAGAATTGGATTTACTAGAAAAAAAAAACTTATGGCTACAGAGAAAGAGATGAAGAAGCCCGAAAAGAGTTTCTCCAAAAAATCAGAGGTTATGCCCCGGAAAGATTTGTCTATATTGATGAAGCTGGAATAG
- a CDS encoding type I restriction enzyme HsdR N-terminal domain-containing protein: MNHIFSAIDFQAIKNNPNFKEDSVREVIILPLLTSLGYREDNIERSKTLRHPFLKVGSKKRPINLIPDYVLKVNQSYAWVLEAKKPTENIYEGDSVEQVYSYASHTEIRSNYFALCNGLEFSLFKTLDTSTPILYFSLDAIADSWQELTQYLAPDRFQVGKSFTYQNHSPISRKTFDYSSRPLLEPIEVKKQQAKRHFGVHGYFTSNSHFKK, encoded by the coding sequence ATGAATCATATTTTTTCTGCTATTGATTTTCAGGCAATTAAAAATAACCCTAACTTTAAGGAAGACAGCGTTAGAGAAGTGATTATTTTACCTCTTTTAACAAGTTTGGGCTACCGAGAAGATAATATCGAAAGAAGTAAAACCCTACGGCATCCCTTTTTAAAGGTTGGTAGTAAAAAACGTCCGATAAATTTAATTCCTGACTATGTTCTGAAAGTTAATCAAAGTTATGCTTGGGTATTAGAGGCTAAAAAACCAACGGAAAATATCTACGAAGGTGATTCAGTAGAACAGGTCTATAGTTATGCGAGTCATACTGAAATCAGAAGCAATTATTTTGCTCTTTGTAATGGCCTAGAATTTAGTTTATTTAAGACCCTCGATACCAGTACACCTATCTTATATTTTTCTCTTGATGCAATTGCCGATAGTTGGCAAGAGTTGACCCAGTATTTAGCCCCAGATAGATTTCAAGTGGGAAAAAGTTTTACCTATCAAAACCATTCCCCAATCAGTCGCAAAACTTTTGACTACTCAAGTCGTCCCTTATTAGAACCAATTGAGGTAAAAAAACAACAAGCTAAAAGACATTTTGGTGTTCATGGATATTTTACCAGCAATTCTCATTTTAAAAAGTAA
- a CDS encoding transposase produces the protein MIIIDNASFHPKERIKKLLAKAGCEVLFLHAYSPDLNKIEKFWARLKNYVSQIINDSENLVDAVSKAFRYLS, from the coding sequence ATTATCATCATTGATAACGCCAGTTTTCATCCCAAAGAGAGAATCAAAAAATTGTTAGCTAAAGCGGGATGTGAAGTGCTATTTTTACACGCCTATTCTCCAGACCTCAACAAAATTGAAAAGTTCTGGGCTAGATTGAAAAACTATGTTAGTCAGATTATCAATGATAGTGAAAACCTTGTGGATGCTGTGAGTAAAGCCTTCAGGTATCTGTCCTAA
- the secY gene encoding preprotein translocase subunit SecY, translated as MVVSRDKAPTAQETFMQMAQAAGLRGRLLITLGLLILLRFGMFVPIPGLDRARLAEIIQGNAALGILDLFTGGGLSTLGIFALGILPYINASIIVQLLTAALPSLEDLQKNEGEAGRRKIAQITRYIAFGWSIIQSIGITLGLLVANGVVAGTLPSIAATVLALVAGSMFVMWISELITERGLGNGASLLIFVNIVAVLPKTLGDTITFAQQGGRQAIAQVVILLLVFLVMIIGIVFVQEGTRRIPIVSARRQVGRRLYRERTSYLPLRLNQGGVMPIIFASAVLVLPFQLVQALPTDNPVGQVLVQLVNALRPDSWGYVAFYSLLILGFSFFYASLIVNPKDMSQNLKKMGASIPGIRPGTATTNYLEGVLNRLTLLGALFLSLVATVPTVVESATGVTTFRGLGATSLLILVGVAIDTAKQIQTYVMSQRYEDMIKK; from the coding sequence ATGGTCGTCAGTCGTGATAAGGCTCCCACGGCACAGGAAACGTTTATGCAAATGGCACAGGCGGCCGGTTTACGCGGTCGCTTGTTGATTACATTGGGTTTACTGATTCTGCTCCGTTTTGGGATGTTTGTACCGATACCCGGTTTGGATCGGGCAAGATTAGCAGAAATTATTCAAGGTAACGCCGCTTTGGGAATCCTTGACCTGTTCACCGGGGGAGGATTATCGACGTTGGGGATTTTTGCCCTCGGCATTCTTCCCTATATCAACGCCTCAATTATCGTGCAACTGCTCACCGCTGCCCTTCCTTCTTTGGAAGATTTACAGAAAAATGAAGGAGAAGCAGGACGGCGAAAAATTGCCCAAATTACCCGTTATATTGCCTTTGGTTGGTCAATTATTCAAAGTATCGGCATTACTCTCGGTTTATTGGTGGCTAACGGCGTTGTGGCCGGAACTTTACCCTCGATCGCCGCTACGGTTCTCGCTTTAGTGGCCGGTTCTATGTTCGTGATGTGGATTTCGGAACTGATTACGGAACGCGGTCTGGGAAATGGAGCATCTTTGCTGATTTTTGTCAATATTGTCGCTGTTTTACCGAAAACCCTCGGTGATACAATTACTTTTGCTCAACAGGGTGGCCGACAAGCGATCGCTCAAGTGGTGATTCTCTTGCTGGTTTTCTTGGTGATGATTATCGGCATTGTTTTTGTTCAGGAAGGAACCCGTCGGATTCCGATTGTTTCTGCCCGTCGTCAGGTGGGTCGTCGTCTCTATCGGGAAAGAACCAGTTATCTACCCCTACGACTCAATCAAGGGGGCGTGATGCCGATTATTTTCGCCTCGGCAGTGTTGGTCTTACCTTTCCAATTGGTGCAAGCTTTACCCACGGATAACCCGGTCGGTCAGGTTTTAGTTCAGTTGGTTAATGCCCTGCGTCCCGATAGTTGGGGTTATGTGGCTTTTTATAGCTTACTGATTCTCGGTTTTAGTTTCTTCTACGCTTCCCTGATCGTTAACCCCAAGGATATGTCCCAAAACCTGAAAAAAATGGGGGCCAGTATTCCGGGGATTCGACCAGGGACCGCTACTACTAATTATCTGGAAGGGGTGCTGAATCGTCTCACCCTTTTGGGCGCTCTCTTTTTAAGTTTGGTGGCTACTGTGCCGACTGTAGTAGAAAGCGCCACCGGTGTCACCACTTTTCGCGGTTTGGGGGCAACTTCCCTGTTAATTCTGGTGGGGGTGGCGATCGATACGGCGAAACAAATTCAAACCTATGTCATGTCTCAACGCTATGAGGACATGATTAAAAAGTAG
- a CDS encoding transposase → MIIDNASFHPKERIKKLLAKAGCEVLFLPAYSPDLNKIEKFWARLKNYVSQIINDSENLVDAVSKAFRHLS, encoded by the coding sequence ATCATCATTGATAACGCCAGTTTTCATCCCAAAGAGAGAATCAAAAAATTGTTAGCTAAAGCGGGATGTGAAGTGCTATTTTTACCCGCCTATTCTCCAGACCTCAACAAAATTGAAAAGTTCTGGGCTAGATTGAAAAACTATGTTAGTCAGATTATCAATGATAGTGAAAACCTTGTGGATGCTGTGAGTAAAGCCTTCAGGCATCTGTCCTAA
- a CDS encoding adenylate kinase, protein MSKRIGVIFLGPPGSGKGTQAAKLAESLTIPHISTGEILRQAITEKTELGQQAQAYVEKGELVPDELLLGLIQERLKQPDSAKGWILDGFPRTVAQASFLDALLEELADSYTFVVNLAVPDTVLIERLMQRGRQDDTQETIARRLQVYIDQTAPVLDYYGQKGTLNHIDGNQPMDAVTAALTAVVTPG, encoded by the coding sequence ATGAGCAAACGGATCGGTGTGATATTTTTGGGACCGCCCGGATCGGGAAAAGGAACCCAAGCGGCAAAATTAGCGGAATCTCTGACGATTCCCCATATTTCTACCGGTGAAATTTTACGTCAAGCAATTACAGAGAAGACAGAACTTGGTCAGCAAGCACAAGCTTATGTGGAAAAGGGCGAATTAGTCCCCGATGAATTGTTGTTAGGTTTAATTCAGGAACGTTTAAAACAGCCTGACAGTGCTAAGGGTTGGATTCTTGATGGTTTTCCCCGCACGGTGGCACAGGCGAGCTTTTTAGACGCATTACTGGAAGAATTGGCCGATAGTTACACATTTGTGGTCAATTTGGCTGTACCAGATACGGTCTTAATTGAGCGTCTCATGCAACGGGGTCGTCAAGATGATACTCAAGAAACGATCGCCCGTCGCCTACAGGTTTATATCGACCAAACTGCCCCCGTTTTAGATTATTACGGTCAAAAAGGCACTCTTAACCATATCGACGGTAATCAACCGATGGACGCGGTTACGGCGGCTTTAACAGCAGTTGTCACTCCTGGGTAA
- a CDS encoding transposase has product MDYPYGYCHKSERFEALKLGHCSERVSVISGWWRGSTIAPMVFEGYCNTELVCEWIEQLLLPELLPGQIIIIDNASFHPKERIKKLLAKAGCEVLFLPAYSPDINKIEKFWARLKNYVIAKSGIVRT; this is encoded by the coding sequence ATCGATTACCCTTATGGATATTGTCACAAATCAGAAAGATTTGAGGCTTTAAAGTTAGGTCACTGTAGCGAAAGAGTTAGTGTGATCAGCGGTTGGTGGCGTGGTTCCACTATCGCGCCAATGGTGTTTGAGGGGTACTGTAATACAGAGTTGGTGTGTGAGTGGATAGAACAATTGCTATTACCCGAACTACTACCCGGTCAAATTATCATCATTGATAACGCCAGTTTTCATCCCAAAGAGAGAATCAAAAAATTGTTAGCTAAAGCGGGATGTGAAGTGCTATTTTTACCCGCCTATTCTCCAGATATCAACAAAATTGAAAAGTTCTGGGCTAGATTGAAAAACTATGTTATAGCAAAGAGCGGGATAGTTAGGACATAA
- the rplO gene encoding 50S ribosomal protein L15 yields the protein MKLHEIAPQPGSTKRRRRVGRGVSAGQGASCGLGMRGQKSRSGTGTRPGFEGGQMPLYRRVPKLKHFPLVNPRQYTIVNLRKLASLPANTEVTLESLLKAKILTSNDGPLKVLGDGEITVPLKVKAAAFSNSAKEKITAAQGTWEEI from the coding sequence ATGAAACTCCACGAAATCGCCCCCCAACCAGGGTCAACTAAACGCCGTCGTCGTGTGGGACGGGGTGTCTCGGCCGGCCAGGGCGCTAGTTGCGGTCTGGGAATGCGCGGACAAAAATCTCGCTCTGGGACGGGGACTCGTCCCGGTTTTGAGGGGGGACAAATGCCCCTCTATCGTCGGGTTCCCAAATTAAAGCATTTTCCTTTGGTTAACCCCCGTCAATACACGATTGTTAATCTGAGAAAATTGGCTTCTTTACCCGCTAATACGGAAGTTACCCTGGAAAGTCTGCTAAAAGCTAAAATTCTCACCAGCAACGACGGACCTTTAAAAGTTTTGGGTGATGGTGAAATTACCGTTCCCCTCAAGGTGAAGGCCGCCGCTTTTAGCAATAGTGCTAAAGAGAAAATTACCGCCGCTCAAGGGACTTGGGAGGAAATTTAA
- the glmS gene encoding glutamine--fructose-6-phosphate transaminase (isomerizing), translating to MCGIVGYIGTQTAIDILLAGLERLEYRGYDSAGIATILEGELHRVRAQGKLYNLREKLEQEVNPSQIGIGHTRWATHGKPVESNAHPHTDNSQRVAVVQNGIVENFQALRTELKEKGCIFDSETDTEVIPHLIASYLPKPTDEEYLGVSPFLKAVLRAIERLEGAFALAVISPDYPDELIVVRQHAPLIIGFGQGEFFCASDVSALVPHTRAVLSLDNGEIARLTPLGVEIYNFEGKRVRKNPRVLDWSPTTVEKQGYRHFMLKEIYEQPGVVRDCLGTYLHPHWTAQNGDNVNPINLNFSGEIYDNLEHIQILACGTSWHASLVGKYLIEQLAGIPTRVQYASEFRYAPTPLMPNTLTIGVTQSGETADTLAALETEKQRRLGLGKKYQARIIGITNRPESTLAQMVDQIINTQAGIEIGVAATKSFTAQLLGFYLLALDLSYRRQTLSLERIEEIINQMRSLPRSIETVLEKQEKAIEELAHEFNDTQDFIFLGRGINFPIALEGALKLKEISYIHAEGYPAGEMKHGPIALLDAKVPVVAIAMPGVVYDKVLSNAQEAKARDARLLGVVADSDTEAPKVFNDLLYVPEVEELLSPILTVIPLQLLSYHIAARRGLDVDQPRNLAKSVTVE from the coding sequence ATGTGCGGAATTGTTGGCTATATCGGAACCCAAACAGCGATCGATATTCTCCTAGCTGGATTGGAACGTTTAGAATATCGGGGTTATGATTCGGCAGGGATTGCCACAATTCTCGAAGGTGAATTACATCGAGTCCGCGCCCAGGGAAAACTCTACAATCTGCGAGAAAAATTAGAACAGGAAGTTAATCCCTCCCAAATTGGCATCGGTCACACCCGTTGGGCAACCCACGGCAAACCCGTAGAAAGTAATGCCCATCCCCACACCGATAACAGTCAACGGGTGGCAGTGGTACAGAATGGCATTGTCGAAAATTTTCAGGCATTAAGAACAGAATTAAAGGAGAAAGGCTGTATATTTGACTCGGAAACCGACACAGAAGTTATTCCCCATCTAATCGCCAGTTATTTACCCAAACCTACCGATGAAGAATACTTGGGGGTGAGTCCTTTCCTCAAGGCAGTTTTAAGGGCAATTGAACGTTTAGAGGGTGCTTTTGCCCTAGCGGTGATTAGTCCCGATTATCCCGATGAATTGATTGTCGTGCGGCAACACGCCCCTTTAATCATCGGTTTCGGTCAAGGAGAGTTTTTCTGTGCCTCCGATGTCAGTGCTTTGGTTCCCCATACCCGGGCAGTGCTGTCCTTGGATAATGGCGAAATCGCTCGGTTAACACCCTTGGGAGTAGAAATCTATAATTTTGAGGGAAAAAGAGTCCGTAAAAACCCCAGAGTCCTCGATTGGAGTCCGACCACCGTAGAAAAACAGGGTTATCGTCACTTCATGCTCAAGGAAATCTACGAACAACCAGGAGTGGTGCGCGACTGTTTAGGGACCTATCTGCATCCCCATTGGACAGCACAAAATGGGGATAATGTCAACCCGATAAATCTTAATTTTTCTGGTGAAATTTACGATAATTTAGAACATATTCAGATTTTAGCCTGTGGAACCAGTTGGCACGCTAGTTTAGTGGGTAAATACTTGATTGAGCAGTTGGCGGGTATTCCCACAAGGGTACAGTACGCCTCGGAATTTCGCTATGCACCCACCCCCCTGATGCCCAATACTTTAACCATCGGGGTGACACAATCGGGGGAAACAGCCGACACTTTAGCGGCGTTGGAAACAGAAAAACAGCGTCGTTTAGGATTAGGAAAAAAATATCAGGCCCGGATTATCGGGATTACTAATCGCCCCGAAAGTACCCTAGCACAAATGGTCGATCAGATTATTAATACCCAAGCGGGGATCGAAATCGGGGTGGCGGCAACTAAGAGTTTTACCGCCCAGTTATTGGGTTTTTATCTCTTAGCTTTGGATTTATCCTATCGTCGTCAAACTTTGTCTTTAGAGAGAATCGAGGAAATTATTAATCAAATGCGATCGCTGCCAAGGTCGATCGAAACTGTCCTAGAAAAACAGGAAAAAGCGATCGAAGAATTGGCCCATGAATTTAATGACACCCAAGACTTTATTTTCTTGGGACGGGGGATTAATTTCCCCATTGCCTTAGAAGGGGCCTTAAAACTCAAAGAAATCAGTTATATTCATGCGGAAGGCTATCCAGCCGGAGAAATGAAACACGGACCAATCGCGCTTTTAGATGCAAAAGTTCCCGTAGTAGCGATTGCGATGCCGGGGGTAGTTTATGATAAGGTTCTCTCCAATGCACAGGAAGCAAAAGCCAGGGATGCGCGGTTATTGGGAGTAGTTGCTGACAGCGATACGGAAGCACCAAAAGTCTTTAATGATTTGTTGTATGTGCCGGAAGTTGAGGAATTATTATCGCCAATTTTAACAGTAATTCCCCTACAATTGCTCTCCTATCATATCGCAGCCCGTCGCGGTTTAGACGTGGATCAGCCGCGCAATTTAGCCAAAAGTGTCACGGTAGAATAA
- a CDS encoding IS630 transposase-related protein produces MAAPYSDDLRQKAVSAVERGEKKSHVCRTLNISRNTLDLWLKRKKQTGTVAAKTNYRRGPKPKIDDLEAFQKLAEQYGHLTQEKMAQKWANPVSRMRIGQALKRIGFTRKKGSSLLFMLNQQTRCQDNILLTQKFRKFLKP; encoded by the coding sequence ATGGCAGCACCCTATAGTGATGATTTAAGACAGAAAGCAGTGAGTGCCGTAGAGCGAGGGGAGAAAAAAAGCCATGTCTGTCGCACCCTCAATATTAGTCGTAATACATTAGACCTATGGCTGAAACGGAAGAAACAAACTGGGACGGTGGCCGCTAAAACTAACTATCGTCGAGGGCCGAAGCCCAAAATTGACGATTTAGAAGCCTTTCAAAAGTTGGCCGAACAATATGGGCATTTGACCCAAGAAAAAATGGCGCAAAAATGGGCTAACCCAGTCAGTAGGATGAGAATTGGTCAAGCGCTCAAAAGAATTGGATTTACTAGAAAAAAAGGCTCTTCGTTACTCTTTATGCTAAATCAACAGACAAGATGCCAAGATAACATACTTCTAACCCAAAAATTCCGAAAGTTTCTAAAGCCATAG
- a CDS encoding DNA methyltransferase, with the protein MAEYIKNFSQLGDVILDPFGGSGVTAIEALMNNRKAISIDINPLAIFLVNSLIIPVDFDDLSQAFERVKLAYQEREPQTKEEITKILNTYPYPQGLKLPKGSDVATVEQLFSNKQLAQLSLLKHLIKQELNENIRESLLLVFSSTINKYNLTFHYTRSAAGGDSSVFRYYRYRIAHEPGEMPLIKIYETKFKKLVAAKQEMEFYVNKKTIDNATIVKGTATDLSFIENESVDYIYTDPPYGKKIPYLDLSIMWNAWLDLEVTEKDYQLEAIEGGTIQKSKQEYNQLIAQSIREMYRVLKFERWLSFVFAHKDPEFWHLILDTAESCGFEYVGAVPQKNGQTSFKKRQNPFTVLSGQLIINFRKVPTPKAVMKANLGMDITEIVMQTVEGIIAKNDGATLEQINDELIIKGLELGFLDLLAKEYSDLTPILLDNFDYEEKTELYTIKKDSKFKSKIDVKLRIKYYLISYLRRMERDNKSSSFDDIVFNILPLLKNGTTPENQTILSVLEDIAQRVGDDNWRLKQEGQLSLF; encoded by the coding sequence GTGGCAGAATATATTAAAAACTTTAGTCAACTGGGAGATGTCATTCTTGATCCTTTTGGCGGTAGTGGAGTGACGGCAATTGAAGCTTTAATGAATAACCGCAAAGCGATTAGTATTGATATTAACCCTCTGGCTATTTTTCTTGTTAATTCTTTAATTATTCCCGTTGATTTTGATGATTTAAGTCAAGCTTTTGAACGAGTTAAATTAGCCTACCAAGAGCGAGAACCGCAAACCAAAGAGGAAATAACAAAGATTCTCAATACCTATCCCTATCCCCAAGGTTTGAAACTGCCTAAAGGTTCTGATGTGGCTACTGTTGAACAGTTATTTAGTAACAAACAATTGGCTCAGTTAAGTTTATTAAAACATCTGATTAAACAAGAATTAAACGAGAATATTAGAGAGTCTTTGCTGTTAGTTTTTTCCAGTACAATCAATAAATATAATTTGACTTTTCATTACACAAGAAGTGCGGCGGGGGGTGATAGTTCTGTATTTAGATATTATCGCTATAGAATTGCTCATGAACCGGGAGAAATGCCCTTAATAAAAATTTATGAAACTAAATTTAAAAAACTTGTTGCAGCTAAACAAGAAATGGAGTTTTATGTTAATAAAAAAACTATTGATAACGCAACAATTGTTAAAGGAACAGCGACAGACTTAAGTTTTATTGAAAATGAAAGCGTTGATTATATTTATACCGATCCTCCCTACGGAAAGAAAATTCCCTACTTAGATTTATCAATAATGTGGAATGCTTGGTTAGATTTAGAAGTGACGGAAAAGGACTATCAATTAGAAGCTATTGAAGGTGGAACAATCCAAAAAAGTAAACAGGAATATAATCAATTAATTGCCCAAAGTATTCGAGAAATGTATCGAGTTTTGAAATTTGAGCGATGGTTATCCTTTGTCTTTGCTCACAAAGATCCTGAGTTTTGGCATTTAATTTTAGATACCGCAGAAAGTTGCGGATTTGAATATGTGGGAGCAGTGCCACAAAAAAATGGACAAACGAGCTTTAAAAAGCGGCAAAATCCCTTTACAGTTTTATCAGGACAGTTAATTATTAATTTTCGGAAAGTTCCTACTCCCAAAGCGGTAATGAAAGCTAACTTAGGCATGGATATCACCGAGATTGTCATGCAAACTGTTGAAGGAATTATTGCTAAAAATGATGGGGCAACCCTAGAACAAATTAACGATGAATTGATTATTAAAGGTTTGGAATTAGGGTTTTTAGATTTACTAGCCAAGGAGTATTCAGACTTGACTCCAATTTTGTTAGATAATTTTGATTATGAGGAAAAGACTGAATTATATACCATCAAAAAAGATAGTAAGTTTAAGTCAAAAATCGATGTTAAATTGAGAATTAAATACTATTTGATTAGCTATTTGAGAAGGATGGAAAGAGATAATAAAAGCTCTAGTTTTGATGATATTGTTTTTAATATATTACCTCTGTTAAAAAATGGCACAACTCCCGAAAATCAGACGATTCTAAGCGTCCTCGAAGATATTGCCCAGAGAGTTGGTGATGATAACTGGCGCTTAAAACAAGAAGGACAATTGAGTTTATTTTAA
- a CDS encoding IS701-like element ISMae34 family transposase, translating into MKETTPAAMPPCFDRWCRRFDNCFKNEAQKNGFRQYLGGLLGESERKNLTQMANNAVGVVYNRLHHFLTESPWSDRQVNECRLQVMNQCRQTQIPRGFSLIVDDSGHRKSGNLTAGVGRQYSGEIGKTDNGIVAVTTHLYDGKKSVPLDIEIYQPASSLAEGKEDKEFKKKPEIAIDLIDRSLTRGYRPKIGLIDAGYGNNTNFLKALEERKLKYLGGLAKNRKVIIEKEGGVEETIQLEQLAKSLSEKDWEKITLNLDKEKTVWVAVFRAKISQLEGERNLAIVMNASSIEKATEVDYFITNVVEADTVTASWIVRTYTERNWVEVFYREAKGWLGLREYQVRDKRSLLRHFILGFCAYTFILWHKLTGGLQRRWANRPLNTFVEALEAFRTAMSFRFFEWLTENRDVFAAYKASLGFVWA; encoded by the coding sequence ATGAAAGAGACAACCCCAGCCGCGATGCCCCCATGCTTTGACCGATGGTGTCGGCGGTTTGACAATTGCTTCAAAAACGAAGCGCAAAAAAACGGCTTCAGACAATATTTAGGAGGATTATTAGGGGAAAGTGAGAGGAAAAACCTGACTCAAATGGCCAATAATGCCGTCGGAGTAGTTTATAACCGATTACATCACTTTTTGACCGAATCGCCTTGGTCAGACCGTCAGGTAAATGAATGTCGCTTGCAAGTGATGAACCAATGCCGCCAGACGCAAATCCCCCGAGGATTTTCCCTGATTGTCGATGACTCAGGACATCGAAAAAGTGGCAATCTGACCGCCGGAGTTGGGAGGCAGTACTCGGGAGAAATTGGCAAGACAGACAACGGAATAGTCGCCGTCACTACTCATCTCTACGACGGCAAAAAAAGTGTCCCCCTAGACATTGAAATTTATCAACCGGCTAGTTCCTTAGCCGAGGGGAAAGAAGACAAAGAATTTAAGAAGAAACCAGAGATAGCGATAGATTTAATTGACCGGAGCTTAACCAGAGGCTATCGACCGAAAATCGGGTTAATAGATGCTGGTTATGGCAACAACACAAATTTTCTCAAAGCCCTGGAAGAAAGAAAGCTAAAATACTTAGGAGGATTGGCAAAAAATCGAAAAGTAATTATTGAAAAAGAAGGGGGTGTGGAAGAAACAATCCAGCTTGAGCAACTAGCAAAAAGCCTATCAGAAAAGGATTGGGAGAAAATCACCCTAAATCTAGATAAAGAGAAAACGGTTTGGGTAGCGGTATTCAGAGCGAAAATATCTCAACTAGAAGGAGAAAGGAACTTGGCTATCGTCATGAATGCAAGTTCAATTGAAAAAGCAACAGAGGTTGACTATTTCATCACCAATGTAGTTGAGGCAGATACAGTAACAGCGTCGTGGATAGTGAGGACTTACACCGAAAGAAATTGGGTGGAAGTATTCTACCGAGAAGCCAAAGGATGGTTAGGGTTAAGGGAATATCAAGTCAGGGATAAACGAAGCTTACTTCGTCATTTTATCTTGGGGTTTTGTGCCTATACATTTATCCTGTGGCATAAGTTAACTGGGGGATTGCAAAGGCGGTGGGCGAATCGACCTTTAAACACTTTTGTGGAAGCCTTGGAAGCTTTTCGGACAGCGATGTCTTTCCGTTTCTTTGAGTGGCTGACCGAGAATCGGGATGTGTTTGCCGCTTACAAAGCCAGTTTAGGCTTTGTTTGGGCTTGA
- a CDS encoding IS630 family transposase — protein sequence MRGYAPERFVYIDEAGIDNTIDYPYGYCHKSERFEALKLGHCSERVSVISGWWRGSTIAPMVFEGYCNTELVCEWIEQLLLPELLPGQIIIIDNASFHPKERIKKLLAKAGCEVLFLPAYSPDLNKIEKFWARLKNYVSQIINDSENLVDAVSKAFRHLS from the coding sequence ATCAGAGGTTATGCCCCGGAAAGATTTGTCTATATTGATGAAGCTGGAATAGATAACACCATCGATTATCCTTATGGATATTGTCACAAATCAGAAAGATTTGAGGCTTTAAAGTTAGGTCACTGTAGCGAACGAGTTAGTGTGATCAGCGGTTGGTGGCGTGGTTCCACGATCGCGCCAATGGTGTTTGAGGGGTACTGTAATACAGAGTTGGTGTGTGAGTGGATAGAACAATTGCTATTACCCGAACTACTACCCGGTCAAATTATCATCATTGATAACGCCAGTTTTCATCCCAAAGAGAGAATCAAAAAATTGTTAGCTAAAGCGGGATGTGAAGTGCTATTTTTACCCGCCTATTCTCCAGACCTCAACAAAATTGAAAAGTTCTGGGCTAGATTGAAAAACTATGTTAGTCAGATTATCAATGATAGTGAAAACCTTGTGGATGCTGTGAGTAAAGCCTTCAGGCATCTGTCCTAA